Proteins found in one Tsukamurella paurometabola DSM 20162 genomic segment:
- a CDS encoding HAD-IC family P-type ATPase, with the protein MTAAPDTASDLPATGLTAAQVDERVREGKVNTLPNRSGRSTWDIIRANVFTRINAMLGVLFVLVLFTGSFINGLFGLLIVFNSAIGIIQELRAKKTLDSLAIVGQARPVVRRDGQAVEVAQSEVVLDDVIEIGPGDQIVVDGETIASEALEVDESLLTGEADPVDKQPGDEIFSGSFVVSGSGAYRATKVGADAYAAQLADEASKFTLVNSELRSGINRILQVITWLLVPAGVLTVVNQLVISGQSLNQAILGMVAALVPMIPEGLVLMTSIAFAVGVVRLGQRKCLVQELPAIEGLARVNVVCADKTGTLTENGMRLSEVDVLDGDRTDIERALAAIAALDPRPNASVQAIAEAYPDAPGWRAAAIAPFSSAKKWSGISLADGEAERGNWILGAADVLLDPESDGARRATELGATGLRVLLVATTDVPVDTDTGDLAAPGNLVPRALIALQQRVRVDARDTLDYFDSQGVAVKVISGDNAVSVGAVAHSLGLGTPDSSVDARKLPADNDELADVVTDNVTFGRVRPDQKRAMVKALQSRGDTVAMTGDGVNDVLALKDSDIGVAMGSGSSAARSVAQIVLLDNKFATLPYVVGEGRRVIGNIERVANLFLTKTVYAVLLAWLVGLAGIGAKLFGFTPISYPFQPIHVTIAAWFTIGIPAFVMSLAPNNERAKTGFVGRVLRLAAPSGVAVGLATFLCYVVVNPGGSGAALGGKAAALTTEQIQASTAALITLLVGSLWVLALVARPYTWWKVLLVGVSVAFYVVLFSIPWAQRKFFLDISDPQMVGTGFAFGAAAIVMVEIFRRIAPKIFHGVARRKS; encoded by the coding sequence ATGACAGCTGCACCCGATACCGCCTCCGATCTTCCTGCCACCGGCCTCACTGCCGCGCAGGTCGATGAGCGGGTGCGCGAGGGCAAGGTCAACACGCTGCCGAACCGCTCCGGTCGCAGCACATGGGACATCATCCGCGCCAATGTGTTCACCCGCATCAACGCCATGCTCGGCGTGCTGTTCGTCCTCGTGCTCTTCACCGGCTCGTTCATCAACGGCTTGTTCGGCCTGCTGATCGTGTTCAACTCCGCGATCGGCATCATCCAGGAGCTGCGGGCGAAGAAGACGCTCGATTCGCTCGCCATCGTGGGCCAGGCCCGGCCGGTGGTCCGGCGCGACGGTCAGGCCGTCGAGGTCGCGCAGTCCGAGGTGGTACTCGATGACGTGATCGAGATCGGCCCCGGCGATCAGATCGTGGTCGACGGCGAGACCATCGCCTCCGAGGCGCTGGAGGTCGACGAGTCACTCCTCACCGGCGAGGCCGACCCCGTCGATAAGCAACCGGGAGACGAGATCTTCTCCGGCAGCTTCGTCGTCTCCGGCTCGGGTGCGTACCGGGCCACCAAGGTGGGCGCCGACGCCTACGCCGCGCAGCTCGCCGACGAAGCCAGCAAGTTCACCCTCGTCAACTCGGAACTGCGCTCGGGGATCAACCGCATCCTGCAGGTGATCACCTGGCTGCTGGTCCCCGCCGGAGTGCTCACCGTGGTCAACCAACTGGTGATCTCGGGGCAGAGCCTGAACCAGGCGATCCTCGGCATGGTCGCGGCGCTGGTCCCGATGATCCCCGAGGGCCTGGTACTGATGACCTCCATCGCTTTCGCAGTGGGCGTGGTCCGGCTCGGTCAGCGCAAATGCCTGGTGCAAGAGCTCCCCGCCATCGAGGGGCTCGCACGCGTGAACGTGGTGTGCGCCGATAAGACGGGCACGCTCACCGAGAACGGCATGCGCCTGTCCGAGGTCGACGTCCTCGACGGTGACCGTACCGATATCGAACGAGCGCTCGCCGCGATCGCCGCGCTCGATCCGCGGCCCAATGCCAGCGTCCAGGCGATCGCCGAGGCCTATCCCGACGCCCCCGGTTGGCGAGCTGCCGCCATTGCGCCGTTCAGCTCCGCCAAGAAGTGGTCGGGCATCTCCCTGGCCGACGGCGAAGCCGAGCGGGGGAACTGGATCCTCGGGGCCGCCGATGTGCTCCTCGATCCGGAGTCCGACGGTGCGCGGCGCGCCACGGAACTCGGCGCGACGGGGCTGCGGGTGCTGCTCGTCGCCACCACCGACGTTCCCGTCGACACCGACACCGGTGATCTGGCTGCGCCCGGAAACCTGGTGCCGCGCGCGCTGATCGCGCTGCAACAGCGAGTACGCGTCGATGCCCGCGACACCCTCGACTACTTCGATTCGCAGGGCGTCGCCGTGAAGGTGATCTCCGGCGACAACGCGGTCTCCGTGGGTGCGGTGGCGCATTCGCTCGGGCTCGGTACGCCGGACTCCTCGGTCGACGCGCGCAAGCTCCCCGCCGACAACGACGAGCTCGCCGACGTGGTCACCGATAACGTGACCTTCGGCCGCGTCCGCCCGGATCAGAAGCGCGCCATGGTCAAAGCCCTCCAGTCCCGTGGCGATACCGTCGCCATGACCGGTGACGGCGTGAACGACGTGCTCGCGCTCAAGGACTCCGATATCGGCGTCGCCATGGGGTCGGGTAGTTCCGCCGCCCGGTCGGTGGCGCAGATCGTGCTGCTGGACAACAAGTTCGCCACCCTGCCGTACGTGGTGGGCGAAGGCCGCCGGGTGATCGGCAACATCGAACGGGTCGCGAACCTGTTCCTCACCAAGACCGTGTACGCGGTGCTGCTCGCGTGGCTCGTCGGCCTCGCCGGCATCGGCGCCAAACTGTTCGGCTTCACGCCGATCTCATACCCGTTCCAGCCGATTCACGTGACCATCGCGGCCTGGTTCACCATCGGTATCCCCGCCTTCGTCATGTCGCTGGCGCCGAACAACGAGCGCGCCAAGACCGGCTTCGTGGGCCGCGTCCTGCGGCTGGCGGCACCGTCGGGTGTGGCGGTGGGCCTGGCCACCTTCCTCTGCTACGTGGTGGTGAACCCCGGCGGCTCGGGTGCTGCGCTGGGTGGCAAGGCAGCGGCCCTGACCACCGAGCAGATTCAGGCGTCGACCGCCGCGCTGATCACGTTGCTCGTCGGCTCGCTGTGGGTGCTGGCCCTCGTTGCGCGGCCGTACACGTGGTGGAAGGTGCTGCTGGTCGGTGTGTCGGTGGCCTTCTACGTGGTGCTGTTCTCCATTCCGTGGGCGCAGCGGAAGTTCTTCCTGGACATCAGCGATCCGCAGATGGTGGGCACCGGTTTCGCCTTCGGCGCCGCCGCGATCGTGATGGTCGAGATCTTCCGCCGCATCGCGCCGAAGATCTTCCACGGGGTGGCTCGCCGGAAGAGTTGA
- a CDS encoding universal stress protein produces the protein MIVYVAYLATDGGKDAVALGAQLARTLDAEVAIGMIVPPDNAAAMAPGDFDEVLTAQADGWLSDARDLITDDIPVSTHIGVYDSIAGGIIAEAERVGASIIVAGGSGGGLLGPYSLGSVVNDLLHSAPLPVAIAPRGFRNQGVRTVREVTCALGTRYGAEAVLETAIRGCQRAGVPLRLISLIALDLMPSKRREDSNAVYAAEKHAERLLDEARGRLPGVVEVSSAVATGPSVEDAVRRLDWQPGDVILVGSSRLAAPRRLFLGSTAAKMLRVVAVPMIVVPREI, from the coding sequence ATGATCGTCTACGTCGCGTACCTCGCCACCGACGGCGGCAAGGATGCCGTCGCCCTCGGCGCACAGCTCGCCCGCACACTCGACGCGGAGGTCGCGATCGGCATGATCGTCCCTCCCGACAACGCCGCAGCCATGGCACCGGGCGATTTCGACGAGGTGCTGACCGCCCAGGCCGACGGGTGGCTCAGCGACGCCCGGGACCTCATCACGGACGACATTCCCGTGTCGACGCACATCGGCGTCTACGACTCGATCGCCGGAGGCATCATCGCCGAAGCCGAGCGCGTCGGCGCGTCGATCATCGTGGCGGGCGGCTCGGGCGGGGGTCTCCTCGGTCCGTACTCACTCGGCTCTGTGGTCAACGACCTCTTGCACTCGGCGCCGCTGCCGGTCGCGATCGCACCGCGCGGATTCCGCAATCAGGGCGTGCGCACCGTCCGCGAGGTGACCTGCGCCCTCGGAACCCGGTACGGCGCGGAAGCGGTGCTGGAGACCGCCATCCGCGGCTGCCAGCGCGCCGGAGTGCCCCTGCGCCTCATCTCCCTCATCGCGCTCGACCTCATGCCGAGCAAGCGGCGCGAGGATTCCAATGCGGTGTACGCCGCGGAGAAGCACGCCGAACGCCTCCTCGATGAGGCCCGGGGCCGTCTGCCCGGTGTGGTCGAGGTCAGCTCGGCCGTCGCGACGGGGCCGAGTGTGGAAGATGCGGTACGACGGCTCGACTGGCAACCGGGTGACGTGATCCTGGTCGGCTCCAGCCGACTCGCGGCTCCGCGGCGACTGTTCCTCGGATCCACCGCCGCGAAGATGCTGCGGGTGGTGGCCGTCCCGATGATCGTGGTGCCCCGCGAGATCTGA
- a CDS encoding FUSC family protein: MTAGEPNPDPLPPVGRVRSLVLAQSSAIAWRWGAGLRAAATVAIPGAALVAAGHASSALFATFGAFAVLYGEGRAYRIRAQVVGLAGLALLLCVIAGAALGSVIPESSVPIRIASVLLVVVPGVLAVYVVDALRLGPPGALFFALVGSGALIATEAGASPAALIAGTALGAVSSIIVSMVGAIRDPSRPQRDAVNRAVAAVDAYLTPGGARSATQRNAAGSALIAAWSTMDDAGARPVDAPLLERLQDANHRFASASAEDAEPAELDPSREVTTSTMRPTTAHRLRRSLTLSSHAMITAVRVGIACVVAGAASLALGFDRPHWAAISALVVLQAGVDRVHGTVRGLQRFLGTAAGLVLYTGLSAWGPTGYALIAVVAALQFSIEMLITRNYGAAVTFITPVALLASGAGMATASAGPVIRDRLLETAIGVIVAFLAMYFLFPNAHRRTFDWAAERVRETARRLTAQTDPTGSETVRETARCLHFEVEGCVRAAVDSAHNEPEWARQQWPAQAQLVHAGYDLLSAFWTTPRDRPLPDGAAWSRRFGPSSSD, translated from the coding sequence GTGACAGCAGGCGAACCCAACCCAGACCCACTTCCGCCGGTCGGCCGGGTGCGGTCGCTGGTGCTCGCACAATCCTCGGCGATCGCCTGGCGCTGGGGCGCGGGCCTGCGGGCCGCGGCGACGGTGGCGATTCCCGGCGCGGCGCTGGTCGCGGCGGGGCACGCATCGTCGGCGTTGTTCGCGACGTTCGGCGCGTTCGCGGTGCTGTACGGCGAGGGCCGGGCGTACCGGATCCGGGCACAGGTGGTGGGACTGGCTGGACTCGCGCTCCTGCTGTGCGTCATCGCCGGCGCGGCGCTCGGCTCCGTGATTCCGGAGAGCAGCGTTCCCATCCGCATCGCCTCAGTGCTGCTGGTCGTGGTCCCCGGCGTCCTCGCGGTGTACGTGGTCGATGCGCTTCGCCTCGGCCCTCCGGGTGCGCTCTTCTTCGCGCTGGTGGGTTCGGGGGCGTTGATCGCCACCGAGGCCGGAGCTTCGCCGGCCGCGTTGATCGCCGGCACGGCTCTGGGCGCGGTGTCGTCGATTATCGTCTCGATGGTCGGCGCGATCCGCGATCCGTCCCGCCCGCAGCGTGATGCGGTGAATCGGGCCGTCGCGGCCGTCGACGCCTATCTCACCCCCGGCGGAGCGCGCTCGGCGACGCAGCGCAACGCCGCCGGTTCCGCACTGATCGCCGCGTGGTCGACGATGGACGATGCCGGCGCCCGGCCGGTCGACGCGCCGCTCCTCGAACGTCTTCAGGATGCCAATCATCGCTTCGCCTCCGCGTCTGCCGAGGATGCGGAACCCGCCGAACTCGACCCCAGCCGCGAGGTCACCACCTCCACGATGCGGCCGACGACGGCGCACCGGCTGCGCCGGTCGCTGACCCTCTCATCGCACGCGATGATCACCGCGGTGCGTGTCGGAATCGCTTGTGTCGTAGCAGGGGCGGCGAGTCTGGCACTGGGGTTCGACCGGCCGCACTGGGCCGCGATCAGCGCGCTCGTCGTGCTGCAGGCGGGCGTCGACCGGGTGCACGGCACGGTCCGCGGACTACAGCGGTTCCTCGGCACCGCCGCAGGGCTCGTGCTGTACACCGGTTTGTCGGCGTGGGGTCCCACCGGATACGCCCTCATCGCCGTGGTGGCGGCACTGCAGTTCAGCATCGAAATGCTGATCACCCGGAACTACGGCGCAGCAGTCACCTTCATCACCCCGGTCGCCCTGCTCGCTAGTGGGGCCGGCATGGCGACCGCGTCGGCGGGGCCTGTGATCAGGGACCGTCTGCTCGAAACCGCGATCGGCGTGATCGTCGCCTTCCTCGCGATGTACTTCCTGTTCCCGAACGCGCATCGTCGGACCTTCGACTGGGCCGCGGAGCGGGTGCGAGAGACGGCACGACGACTCACCGCCCAGACCGATCCGACCGGATCGGAGACCGTCCGGGAAACGGCGCGCTGCCTGCATTTCGAGGTCGAGGGGTGTGTCCGCGCCGCCGTGGACTCAGCGCACAATGAGCCCGAGTGGGCGCGCCAGCAGTGGCCGGCGCAGGCGCAGCTCGTACACGCCGGGTACGACCTTCTCTCCGCGTTCTGGACCACTCCCCGCGACCGCCCACTGCCCGACGGTGCCGCTTGGTCTCGCCGATTCGGTCCCTCCTCGTCGGATTAA
- the argS gene encoding arginine--tRNA ligase: MTPADLSELLHATATTVLTERGLDVSVLPERVTVERPRNPEHGDYATNLAMQVAKKAGVNPRDLATWLAEALASADGIDEATIAGPGFLNIRLAADAQNQLVVSILEQKDAFGHGSTLADQVINLEFVSANPTGPVHLGGARWAAVGDSLGRVLEAQGAEVTREYYFNDHGAQIDRFARSLDAAATGKPTPDDGYAGDYIGEIAATVVQNHPGILDLPDAERVEAFRADGVELMFDHIKRTLHEFGTDFAVFTHEDEMFSSGLVEQSVDQLKAQGNLYEKDGAWWLKSTDFGDDKDRVVIKSDGNAAYIAGDIAYLKHKFDRGFTLAIYMLGADHHGYIGRLKAAAAAMGYDPARVEVLIGQLVNLVKDGKPVRMSKRAGTVITLDDLVDAVGVDAARYSLIRSSVDTSIDLDLDLLTQASNENPVYYVQYAHARLSAIARSAAELGIEGSTEHLGLLDNPREGDLVRTLGEFPGVAAAAASLREPHRVARYLEELAGAYHRFYSECRVLPLGDEEPTDLHRARVALCAATRQVLANGLSLVGVSAPDRM, from the coding sequence GTGACTCCCGCTGACCTTTCGGAACTCCTGCATGCGACCGCGACGACCGTGCTCACCGAGCGCGGCCTCGACGTCTCGGTGCTGCCCGAACGCGTCACCGTCGAGCGCCCGCGCAACCCCGAGCACGGCGACTACGCCACCAATCTTGCGATGCAGGTCGCGAAGAAGGCGGGGGTGAACCCGCGCGACCTCGCGACCTGGCTCGCTGAGGCCCTGGCCAGCGCGGACGGTATCGACGAGGCGACGATCGCGGGCCCCGGCTTCCTCAACATCCGCCTGGCGGCGGACGCGCAGAATCAGCTCGTCGTGAGCATTCTGGAGCAGAAGGACGCCTTCGGGCACGGCAGCACACTCGCGGACCAGGTGATCAACCTCGAGTTCGTCTCCGCCAACCCCACCGGCCCCGTGCACCTCGGTGGCGCTCGCTGGGCCGCTGTCGGCGACAGTCTGGGCCGCGTCTTGGAGGCGCAGGGCGCCGAGGTCACCCGCGAGTACTACTTCAACGATCACGGCGCGCAGATCGACCGGTTCGCTCGCTCGCTCGACGCCGCCGCCACCGGCAAACCCACGCCCGACGACGGCTACGCCGGCGACTACATCGGCGAGATCGCGGCCACCGTCGTGCAGAACCATCCGGGCATTCTGGATCTGCCCGACGCCGAGCGTGTCGAAGCCTTCCGGGCCGACGGCGTAGAGCTGATGTTCGACCACATCAAGCGCACCCTGCACGAGTTCGGCACCGACTTCGCCGTGTTCACCCACGAGGACGAGATGTTCTCCTCGGGTCTCGTCGAGCAGAGCGTCGACCAGCTCAAGGCGCAGGGCAATCTGTACGAGAAGGACGGAGCGTGGTGGCTCAAGTCCACCGATTTCGGTGACGACAAGGACCGCGTGGTCATCAAGTCGGACGGTAACGCCGCCTACATCGCCGGCGACATCGCCTACCTCAAGCACAAGTTCGACCGGGGCTTCACCCTGGCGATCTACATGTTGGGCGCCGACCATCACGGCTACATCGGCCGGCTCAAGGCCGCCGCCGCGGCCATGGGCTACGACCCGGCCCGGGTCGAGGTGCTGATCGGCCAGCTGGTAAACCTGGTCAAGGACGGCAAGCCCGTGCGGATGAGCAAGCGGGCCGGCACGGTCATCACCCTCGATGATCTGGTCGATGCCGTGGGTGTGGACGCGGCGCGGTACTCGCTGATCCGCAGCTCGGTGGACACGTCCATCGACCTCGACCTGGACCTGCTGACTCAGGCCAGCAACGAGAACCCCGTGTACTACGTGCAATACGCGCACGCTCGGCTGTCCGCGATCGCTCGCTCGGCCGCCGAGCTGGGCATTGAGGGTTCGACGGAACACCTTGGCCTGCTGGACAACCCGCGCGAAGGTGACCTGGTGCGCACTCTGGGTGAGTTCCCGGGCGTCGCGGCCGCCGCCGCTTCGCTGCGTGAGCCGCACCGCGTGGCCCGCTACCTCGAGGAGCTGGCGGGGGCGTACCACCGCTTCTACAGCGAGTGTCGCGTGCTTCCCCTCGGCGACGAGGAGCCCACCGATCTGCACCGCGCCCGGGTGGCGCTGTGCGCCGCCACCCGCCAGGTGCTCGCCAACGGCCTGTCCCTCGTGGGCGTTTCGGCGCCCGACCGGATGTGA
- the lysA gene encoding diaminopimelate decarboxylase produces MSELAPGVWPTHARREADGGVSVAGVSARALAEEFGTPLFVIDEDDFRDRCRAMRDAFGDDAAVHYASKAFLSMEIARWVRDEGLNLDVCSGGELAIALRAGFPADRIALHGNNKSVAELDYAVASGIGHIVIDSLSEIARLDAIAGERGSVQDVLIRLTPGVEAHTHEFISTAHEDQKFGFSLASNEGDSPAMRAVTAVFEADNIRLVGLHSHIGSQIFDVDGFEIAARRVLELLRDIVTRFGAEKTAQLNTIDLGGGLGIAYTAADDPPPVADLAAKLRNIVETESAALGLQTPHLAVEPGRAIAGPPGITLYEVGTIKDVVLDGKDERDPAFRRYVSVDGGMSDNIRPALYGAEYTVAIADRDPEGAPVPSRIVGKHCETGDILVRDTTTPDGLAEGDLLAVAATGAYCYSMSSRYNMQPRPAVVAVKDGAARLILRRETVDDLVSLEVL; encoded by the coding sequence GTGAGTGAACTCGCTCCCGGCGTCTGGCCGACGCACGCGCGCCGCGAGGCCGATGGTGGCGTCAGCGTGGCCGGCGTCTCCGCTCGCGCCCTTGCCGAGGAATTCGGCACCCCGCTGTTCGTGATCGACGAGGACGACTTCCGCGACCGGTGCCGCGCCATGCGCGACGCCTTCGGCGACGACGCGGCCGTGCATTACGCCTCGAAGGCGTTCCTCTCGATGGAGATCGCCCGCTGGGTGCGCGACGAGGGACTGAACCTGGACGTGTGCAGCGGCGGCGAGCTCGCCATCGCGCTGCGCGCCGGCTTCCCCGCCGACCGGATCGCGCTGCACGGCAACAACAAGTCGGTCGCCGAGCTGGATTACGCAGTGGCGTCGGGTATCGGGCACATCGTGATCGACTCGCTCTCCGAGATCGCCCGGCTCGACGCGATCGCGGGGGAGCGTGGCAGTGTCCAGGACGTGCTGATCCGGCTGACCCCCGGCGTTGAGGCGCACACCCACGAGTTCATCTCCACCGCCCACGAGGACCAGAAGTTCGGCTTCTCCCTCGCATCGAACGAGGGCGACTCACCAGCGATGCGCGCCGTCACCGCGGTCTTCGAGGCCGACAACATCCGGCTCGTGGGCCTGCACAGCCACATCGGCTCACAGATCTTCGATGTGGACGGCTTCGAGATCGCCGCCCGTCGAGTGCTGGAGCTGCTGCGCGACATCGTGACTCGCTTCGGCGCAGAGAAGACCGCCCAACTGAACACGATCGACCTCGGGGGCGGCCTGGGGATCGCCTATACCGCCGCCGATGATCCGCCCCCGGTCGCCGATCTCGCCGCGAAGCTCCGGAACATCGTCGAGACCGAATCTGCCGCACTGGGATTGCAGACACCGCACCTCGCCGTCGAGCCCGGCCGTGCCATCGCCGGTCCGCCCGGCATCACCCTGTACGAGGTGGGCACGATCAAGGACGTCGTCCTGGACGGCAAGGACGAGCGTGATCCGGCCTTCCGCCGGTACGTCTCCGTAGACGGCGGCATGAGCGACAACATCCGCCCGGCGCTGTACGGCGCCGAGTACACGGTCGCCATCGCCGACCGCGACCCCGAAGGTGCACCGGTTCCCTCGCGCATCGTCGGCAAGCACTGCGAGACCGGCGATATCCTGGTGCGTGACACCACGACCCCCGACGGCCTGGCCGAGGGCGACTTGCTCGCCGTGGCCGCCACCGGGGCCTACTGCTATTCGATGTCCAGCCGCTACAACATGCAGCCGCGACCGGCTGTCGTCGCGGTCAAGGACGGCGCGGCGCGGCTGATCCTGCGCCGGGAGACCGTGGACGACCTGGTGAGCCTGGAGGTGCTCTGA
- a CDS encoding homoserine dehydrogenase → MTEPVSRELGVALLGMGTVGTEVARILIDNADDLAARVGARLVIRGIAVRDTDKDRGVDPALLTGDAEALIDRDDVDIVVEVMGGIEPTRTHMLRALQAGKSVVTANKALLAEYTGELADAANRARADLYFEAAVAGAIPVIRPLQQSLAGDTVELVAGIVNGTTNFILSNMAEKGEAYETVLAEAGRLGYAEADPTADVEGYDAASKAAILASIAFHTRVKADDVYREGITAVSAADIEAAKAFDCTIKLLAICERFTDAAGEQRVSARVYPALVPLKHPLASVDGAYNAVFVEAENAGRLMFYGAGAGGAPTASAVMGDLVAAARNKVFSGRGPLDSVYANLPIAPIGDVLTRYYVAMEVSDRPGVLSAVANEFSARNVSISTVRQQADLPSSGARLVILTHKAPDAALSATVEALKNLDVVTAVSSVLRLEGTND, encoded by the coding sequence ATGACCGAACCCGTAAGCCGTGAGCTCGGAGTGGCCCTGCTCGGCATGGGCACCGTGGGTACCGAGGTGGCACGCATCCTCATCGACAACGCCGACGACCTCGCGGCCCGCGTCGGTGCGCGGCTCGTGATCCGCGGAATCGCCGTGCGCGACACGGACAAGGACCGCGGCGTCGATCCCGCCCTGCTCACCGGCGACGCCGAGGCGCTCATCGATCGTGACGACGTGGACATCGTGGTCGAGGTGATGGGCGGCATCGAGCCCACCCGCACCCACATGCTGCGCGCACTGCAAGCCGGAAAGTCCGTGGTCACCGCGAACAAGGCCTTGCTCGCCGAGTACACCGGCGAGCTCGCCGATGCCGCCAACCGGGCCCGCGCCGATCTGTACTTCGAGGCCGCCGTGGCTGGCGCGATCCCGGTGATCCGCCCGTTGCAGCAGTCCCTCGCGGGCGACACCGTGGAGCTGGTGGCTGGAATCGTCAACGGTACGACCAACTTCATCCTCTCCAACATGGCGGAGAAGGGTGAGGCCTACGAGACCGTGCTCGCCGAGGCCGGTCGCCTGGGGTACGCCGAGGCCGATCCGACCGCCGACGTCGAGGGCTACGACGCGGCCTCCAAGGCTGCGATCCTCGCCTCCATCGCCTTCCACACGCGGGTCAAGGCCGACGACGTGTACCGCGAGGGCATCACCGCCGTCAGCGCCGCCGATATCGAGGCCGCGAAGGCCTTCGATTGCACCATCAAGTTGCTTGCCATCTGTGAGCGGTTCACCGATGCCGCTGGCGAGCAACGAGTTTCGGCGCGCGTCTATCCGGCTCTGGTTCCGCTCAAGCACCCGCTCGCCAGCGTCGACGGCGCCTACAACGCCGTCTTCGTGGAGGCCGAGAACGCCGGCCGGCTCATGTTCTACGGTGCCGGTGCCGGCGGTGCGCCCACCGCCTCCGCGGTGATGGGAGACCTCGTGGCGGCAGCCCGCAACAAGGTGTTCTCCGGTCGCGGCCCCCTCGATTCCGTGTACGCCAACCTGCCCATCGCGCCCATCGGCGACGTGCTCACCCGTTACTACGTGGCCATGGAGGTCTCCGACCGGCCCGGTGTGCTCAGCGCCGTCGCCAACGAGTTCTCCGCCCGCAACGTCTCGATCAGCACCGTCCGCCAGCAGGCCGACTTGCCGAGCAGTGGTGCACGGCTGGTGATCCTGACCCACAAGGCTCCCGACGCGGCGCTCTCCGCCACCGTCGAAGCCCTGAAGAACCTGGACGTGGTGACCGCCGTGTCCTCCGTGCTCCGTCTGGAGGGAACCAATGACTAG
- the thrC gene encoding threonine synthase, protein MTSSNVGAVHTPWPGLIEAYRHRLPVCDTWEPGWEPVTLREGATPLLPAKSLSERTGCEVYLKVEGLNPTGSFKDRGMTMAVTEAKATGKKGVLCASTGNTSASAAAYASIAGIECAVLVPAGKIAMGKLAQAVMYGAKIIEVDGNFDDCLELARKTTATFDTIALVNSVNPVRIEGQKTAAFEIVDALGKAPDVHALPVGNAGNITAYWKGYSEYFADGVIAARPRMLGVQAAGAAPLVGGAPVKNPETIATAIRIGSPASWNQAVAAKDESNGQFRAATDEKLLEAYRLVARTEGVFVEPASAASVAGLLAATEDGWIEKGSTVVCTVTGNGLKDPDTALKGVPEIARVGIDPVAVAAAMGLTE, encoded by the coding sequence ATGACTAGCAGCAACGTCGGAGCCGTGCATACGCCCTGGCCGGGCCTCATCGAGGCGTACCGTCACCGCCTTCCCGTGTGCGACACCTGGGAGCCGGGGTGGGAGCCGGTGACCCTCCGCGAGGGTGCGACGCCGCTGCTGCCGGCGAAATCGCTGTCCGAACGCACCGGCTGCGAGGTGTACCTCAAGGTCGAGGGGCTCAACCCCACCGGCTCGTTCAAGGACCGCGGCATGACGATGGCGGTCACCGAGGCCAAGGCCACCGGGAAGAAGGGCGTGCTGTGCGCGTCCACCGGCAACACCTCCGCTTCCGCGGCGGCGTACGCGTCCATCGCCGGCATCGAATGCGCCGTGCTGGTGCCCGCGGGCAAGATCGCCATGGGCAAGCTGGCCCAGGCCGTGATGTACGGCGCCAAGATCATCGAAGTCGACGGTAACTTCGACGACTGCCTCGAACTCGCCCGCAAGACCACCGCCACGTTCGACACCATCGCGCTGGTGAACTCGGTGAACCCGGTGCGCATCGAGGGGCAGAAGACCGCGGCGTTTGAGATCGTCGACGCGCTCGGCAAGGCCCCCGACGTGCACGCGCTGCCCGTGGGCAACGCCGGCAACATCACCGCGTACTGGAAGGGCTACAGCGAGTACTTCGCCGACGGCGTGATCGCGGCTCGTCCGCGCATGCTGGGCGTGCAGGCCGCGGGCGCCGCGCCACTGGTGGGCGGCGCCCCGGTCAAGAACCCGGAGACCATCGCGACCGCCATCCGTATCGGCAGCCCAGCGTCGTGGAATCAGGCTGTCGCCGCCAAGGATGAGTCGAACGGCCAGTTCCGTGCCGCCACCGACGAGAAGCTGCTTGAGGCCTATCGCCTGGTCGCGCGGACCGAGGGGGTCTTCGTCGAGCCCGCCTCTGCGGCATCGGTCGCCGGACTGCTCGCCGCCACCGAGGACGGCTGGATCGAGAAGGGCTCCACCGTGGTGTGCACTGTGACCGGCAACGGCCTCAAGGATCCCGATACCGCGCTGAAGGGCGTGCCGGAGATCGCGCGCGTCGGCATCGACCCCGTGGCCGTCGCCGCCGCCATGGGCCTGACGGAGTAG